A genome region from Euzebya rosea includes the following:
- a CDS encoding response regulator encodes MSETPADSIKVIVADDHALFRRGLFMVLESEDDIDVVAEASDGDEVIALAEEHIPDLVLMDVRMPGITGIEATKSIKDKVPSTKILMLTISDEEEDLYDAIKAGASGYLLKEISIDEVADAIRSVHAGQSLISPSMASKLLNEFAAMAKKDEEKQQMPAPRLTDREMEVLTLVAKGMNNRDIAKELFISENTVKNHVRNILEKLHLHSRMEAVVYAVREKLLEIK; translated from the coding sequence ATGAGCGAGACGCCGGCCGACTCCATCAAGGTCATCGTCGCCGACGACCACGCGCTCTTCCGCCGGGGGCTGTTCATGGTCCTCGAGTCCGAGGACGACATCGACGTCGTGGCCGAGGCCAGCGACGGTGACGAGGTCATCGCCCTGGCCGAGGAGCACATCCCCGACCTGGTCCTGATGGACGTCCGGATGCCCGGCATCACGGGGATCGAGGCCACCAAGTCCATCAAGGACAAGGTCCCCTCCACCAAGATCCTGATGCTCACGATCTCCGACGAGGAGGAGGACCTCTACGACGCGATCAAGGCCGGCGCGTCGGGATACCTGCTCAAGGAGATCTCCATCGACGAGGTCGCCGACGCGATTCGCAGCGTCCACGCCGGCCAGTCGCTGATCTCTCCCTCCATGGCATCCAAGCTGCTCAACGAGTTCGCCGCCATGGCCAAGAAGGACGAGGAGAAGCAGCAGATGCCGGCGCCCCGGCTGACCGACCGCGAGATGGAGGTCCTGACGCTGGTCGCCAAGGGGATGAACAACCGCGACATCGCCAAGGAGCTGTTCATCTCCGAGAACACGGTGAAGAACCACGTGCGCAACATCCTGGAGAAGCTGCACCTCCACTCGCGCATGGAAGCAGTCGTCTACGCCGTCCGCGAGAAGCTGCTCGAGATCAAGTGA
- a CDS encoding putative bifunctional diguanylate cyclase/phosphodiesterase: MLSRPRWWRAVAVAWLAVVVSWYGLAPGATRQLWLLGLLWGPIGVMVLLHRRHPPLDPGWRRLRLGLVVHGAGMTAAQLVEGLVGELLLIGATLAAFPLLRGAFRSLGRYGDSRADGSPDGEELGWRRVDELDALIVGLAVAAVWWSAVLGPDPVVLASSTTLGIIRVSSSLALVLLVLSLVVRWAFAAGGLPRYATVMSLAGIAGAAFPLVHWATGRMGDVHEGPAAPLLGLAYALVGIAAIHPSATRPGDGLGRQQDRSGARLLVICAALVVPLVLRTGCAVGADLACGAGLLGFESLLLIAVGVRLRAAILGHQRSTRRLGTRNRLFAALVENAVDGVALFTADGFVTYSTPAIEHLAGQAATGRRGVDLLHPDDIGPVMHAFREAASTRGRVVSVTARPAMIPDRWLEMRLVDRRDDPDVSAIVANVRDVTATRTHAATLRRMAYEDALTGLDNRVALLEDLTRMLEDGRRVAVLFCDLDRLKLVNDTLGHPAGDALLVTAAQRMVRVIRPDDRIGRLGGDEFLLVLPDTDAEQATTIAQRLREALSEPFSLEAGITRVSCSVGVAVADDTVDAERLVADADAALYRAKQLGRDRVVVFDAAIQHERMRRMRTQAELPGAIEAGQLDVHYQPILDPREGSMWGVEALVRWNHPTVGMLTPASFVDIAEETGLIVPLGDAVARTVVRTAAAHPELEVVSINVVGAQLESEAFPSLLEALLRDEDVDPRRLVLEVTETTLLAGTPTVVTQLQRLRDLGVRVALDDFGTGYASFATMQSLPLDILKVDQTLVGRPEDTDTVLRAVVTMAHAMDLVVIVEGIERQDQLDAALGVEADLVQGYLLGRPGDVRLLGRSIQRTGIRWEPDPTF; this comes from the coding sequence GTGCTGTCGCGCCCCCGTTGGTGGCGTGCCGTCGCAGTCGCTTGGCTGGCCGTCGTCGTGTCGTGGTACGGGCTGGCACCGGGAGCCACGCGGCAGCTGTGGCTGCTCGGCCTGCTGTGGGGGCCGATCGGCGTCATGGTGCTCCTCCATCGACGACATCCTCCGCTGGACCCGGGCTGGCGGCGGCTCCGCCTCGGCCTCGTCGTGCACGGCGCGGGCATGACGGCCGCCCAGCTGGTCGAGGGCCTCGTCGGCGAGCTGCTCCTGATCGGCGCCACGCTGGCCGCCTTTCCCCTGCTCCGGGGGGCCTTTCGCTCGCTCGGCCGATACGGCGACTCCCGTGCCGACGGGTCGCCGGACGGCGAGGAACTCGGCTGGCGTCGCGTCGACGAGCTCGATGCCCTGATCGTCGGGCTGGCCGTCGCTGCGGTCTGGTGGTCCGCGGTCCTCGGTCCCGACCCGGTGGTCCTGGCGAGCTCCACGACGCTCGGGATCATCCGGGTCTCGAGCAGCCTCGCGCTCGTCCTGCTCGTCCTGTCGTTGGTCGTGCGCTGGGCCTTCGCTGCCGGCGGCCTGCCGCGTTACGCGACCGTCATGTCGTTGGCGGGGATCGCCGGTGCGGCGTTTCCCCTCGTGCACTGGGCGACCGGGCGGATGGGCGACGTGCACGAAGGCCCTGCCGCACCGCTGCTCGGGCTGGCCTACGCGCTGGTCGGCATCGCGGCGATCCACCCGTCCGCGACACGTCCCGGTGACGGACTCGGCCGTCAGCAGGACCGTTCCGGGGCGCGCCTCCTGGTGATCTGCGCCGCCCTGGTCGTGCCGTTGGTGCTGCGCACGGGATGCGCCGTCGGCGCGGACCTCGCGTGTGGGGCCGGGCTGCTGGGCTTCGAGTCGCTGCTGCTGATCGCGGTCGGGGTGCGGCTGCGTGCGGCGATCCTCGGGCACCAGCGCAGCACACGTCGGTTGGGCACCCGCAACCGCTTGTTCGCCGCGCTGGTCGAGAACGCCGTCGACGGGGTGGCCCTGTTCACCGCCGACGGGTTCGTCACCTACAGCACGCCGGCCATCGAGCACCTCGCCGGGCAGGCGGCCACGGGCAGGAGAGGGGTCGACCTGCTCCACCCCGACGACATCGGCCCGGTCATGCATGCGTTCCGGGAGGCGGCGAGCACCCGCGGCCGTGTGGTCAGCGTGACCGCCCGCCCCGCGATGATCCCCGATCGCTGGCTGGAGATGCGCCTGGTCGACCGACGCGACGACCCCGATGTGTCCGCCATCGTCGCCAACGTCCGGGACGTGACGGCCACCCGAACCCATGCGGCCACCCTGCGGCGGATGGCCTACGAGGACGCCCTCACCGGACTCGACAACCGCGTCGCGCTGCTGGAGGACCTGACGAGGATGCTCGAGGACGGGCGGCGTGTGGCGGTCCTGTTCTGCGACCTCGACCGGCTGAAGCTCGTGAACGACACGTTGGGACATCCCGCGGGGGACGCCTTGCTGGTCACCGCGGCCCAGCGCATGGTTCGCGTCATCCGTCCGGACGACCGGATCGGGCGCCTCGGCGGCGACGAGTTCCTGCTCGTGCTGCCCGACACCGATGCCGAGCAGGCCACGACCATCGCCCAACGGCTGCGTGAAGCCCTGTCGGAGCCCTTCTCGCTGGAGGCCGGGATCACCCGGGTCAGCTGCTCGGTCGGGGTGGCGGTCGCCGACGACACCGTCGACGCGGAACGGCTGGTCGCCGATGCGGACGCGGCGCTGTACCGGGCCAAGCAGCTCGGTCGCGACCGGGTCGTGGTGTTCGACGCGGCCATCCAGCACGAACGGATGCGCCGGATGCGGACCCAGGCCGAGCTGCCCGGGGCCATCGAGGCCGGGCAGCTCGACGTGCACTACCAGCCGATCCTCGATCCGAGGGAGGGTTCCATGTGGGGCGTCGAGGCGCTCGTGCGCTGGAACCACCCGACGGTGGGCATGCTGACGCCCGCGTCCTTCGTCGACATCGCCGAGGAGACCGGCCTGATCGTGCCGCTCGGCGACGCGGTGGCCCGCACGGTCGTCCGCACCGCGGCGGCACACCCCGAGCTGGAGGTCGTCAGCATCAACGTGGTCGGTGCGCAGCTGGAGTCCGAGGCCTTTCCCTCCCTCCTGGAGGCCCTCCTGCGGGACGAGGACGTCGACCCCCGCCGGCTCGTGCTGGAGGTCACCGAGACCACCTTGCTCGCCGGCACGCCGACGGTCGTGACGCAGCTGCAGCGGCTCAGGGACCTCGGCGTCCGGGTGGCGCTGGACGACTTCGGCACCGGCTACGCCTCGTTCGCGACGATGCAGTCGTTGCCGCTGGACATCCTGAAGGTCGACCAGACCCTGGTGGGCCGGCCCGAGGACACCGACACGGTGCTGCGGGCCGTCGTCACGATGGCCCATGCGATGGACCTCGTGGTGATCGTGGAGGGGATCGAGCGCCAGGACCAGCTGGACGCCGCCCTCGGCGTGGAGGCCGACCTGGTCCAGGGGTATCTGCTCGGTCGGCCGGGGGATGTCCGACTGCTGGGTCGGTCGATCCAGCGGACGGGGATACGCTGGGAGCCGGACCCCACGTTCTGA
- a CDS encoding BTAD domain-containing putative transcriptional regulator: MDALLLARPSLTARLDRALEHRLTAVVAGPGSGKSTVLRAWCSGVRAAVWHPQPTASWASAASGLVEALAAVVELPDMSASWRSAAPEPESPARRGAAMAGDLVDAIGDTELVLVVDELDPVADVPGVRHLLTSLVRQAPPTLHVVVASGSALPPGLAAQCGLELTGDDLAFDLPAVEAMLQAIGGDAGRAAEILGATGGWALGVRLAAEADDPSIPAEVRPLVQRALEQRSPAARAVLQAAVDLPWVDDRMLGHLGVVDARRGLEELQRHGVFLTPVGGNGHRLSDLVGDIVAAATGESPSDRTRRLRTAAGWLEDNGQPAPALACLVRAADHERLVAMLEANGTQLLRSGRVDVVADACTAVPPERRTSLLHILEGDAHQVRGDWTASLAAYLRASQDADPGIRPKLAWRIGLIHYLRGELEEAMAAYERGFPIAGERPAGTGDGAGLGDIALARAWGAAACWLRGDLPRARQLATDALQDALASAEPGAEAAARTALAMVAAADGDRAANDAHYRAALAAAERAGDALQLIRIHTNRASHFCEEGAFDAALRELEKAIHLSGLAGERTMRSMALSNRAEVHHRLGRMEEAAADVTEAERICTEVGTDMVVYPLLRRGLLAGDRGDRPAALSALGRAIEIARRTDDRQVLAPALAARAVVLAIEDPTAAEALAREAVTVSGGLARAEALIALAAVALHRHDRAEATRLALQALADARHRRDRVNEAEALHVLAAADRTSGARHVRAARAIWAGLGCPIGVAATTLLAADIGSPASAEAEARLVGMGAAGLAERIRAWRADGGHDAGTEDVRLRVLGGLTLELDGVPVPHETWGSRKSRLLLAQLVARRGRPVPREELAVSLWPDGDPSRLGPRLSVELSKLRRALGPARDAIVADRDSLHLDPDELSVDVWRFVDDATAGLDAARSGADGSESLRRADAAYTGDFLEEHPYEPWAAGLRDRARALAANVARTLAATAWAAGDAAEAARCWRRVLERDAFAEDAHLALVEVLSAVGTHGEARRAYQTYVARMEEIDAPVAPFPTPKAAT, encoded by the coding sequence GTGGATGCCCTGCTCCTTGCCAGACCCTCCTTGACCGCACGGCTGGACCGCGCCCTGGAGCATCGCCTGACCGCGGTGGTGGCCGGTCCCGGGTCGGGCAAGAGCACCGTCCTTCGCGCGTGGTGCTCCGGGGTACGGGCCGCGGTCTGGCATCCACAACCGACCGCGTCGTGGGCCAGCGCGGCATCCGGCCTGGTCGAGGCGCTGGCCGCGGTCGTCGAGCTGCCCGACATGTCGGCGTCGTGGCGCAGCGCCGCCCCCGAGCCGGAGTCCCCCGCCCGACGAGGTGCCGCGATGGCCGGCGACCTGGTCGATGCCATCGGCGACACCGAGCTGGTCCTCGTCGTGGACGAGCTCGATCCGGTGGCCGATGTCCCCGGCGTCCGGCATCTGCTGACGTCGCTGGTGCGGCAGGCCCCGCCGACGTTGCACGTGGTCGTGGCCTCGGGTTCCGCGCTGCCTCCGGGCCTGGCCGCCCAGTGCGGGTTGGAGCTCACCGGTGACGACCTCGCGTTCGACCTGCCTGCCGTCGAGGCGATGCTGCAGGCCATCGGCGGTGACGCCGGTCGAGCCGCCGAGATCCTCGGGGCCACGGGCGGCTGGGCGCTCGGGGTCAGGCTGGCGGCAGAGGCCGACGACCCGTCGATCCCCGCTGAGGTCCGTCCGCTCGTCCAGCGCGCGCTGGAGCAGCGGTCACCGGCTGCGCGAGCGGTCCTGCAGGCGGCCGTCGACCTGCCCTGGGTCGATGACCGGATGCTGGGGCACCTGGGGGTGGTCGACGCGCGTCGGGGCCTGGAGGAGCTGCAACGCCACGGGGTCTTCCTGACCCCCGTCGGCGGGAACGGCCATCGGCTGTCGGACCTCGTCGGCGACATCGTCGCTGCGGCGACCGGCGAGTCGCCGTCGGACCGCACCCGTCGCCTGCGCACCGCCGCCGGATGGCTCGAGGACAACGGCCAGCCGGCCCCGGCGCTGGCATGCCTCGTCCGCGCCGCCGACCACGAGCGGTTGGTCGCCATGCTCGAGGCGAACGGGACGCAGCTGCTGCGCAGCGGCCGCGTCGACGTGGTCGCCGACGCCTGCACGGCGGTTCCACCCGAACGACGCACGAGCCTGCTGCACATCCTGGAGGGCGATGCCCACCAGGTACGGGGCGACTGGACGGCGTCCCTCGCCGCCTACCTCCGTGCGTCCCAGGACGCCGACCCCGGTATCCGCCCGAAGCTGGCATGGCGCATCGGGCTGATCCACTACCTGCGGGGCGAGCTGGAGGAGGCCATGGCGGCCTACGAGCGTGGCTTCCCCATCGCCGGGGAACGACCGGCCGGCACCGGGGACGGGGCCGGACTGGGAGACATCGCGCTGGCCCGGGCGTGGGGCGCCGCCGCCTGCTGGCTCCGCGGGGACCTGCCCCGTGCCCGGCAGCTGGCGACCGATGCGTTGCAGGACGCCCTCGCGAGCGCGGAGCCGGGCGCCGAAGCCGCCGCCCGGACGGCGCTGGCGATGGTGGCCGCTGCCGATGGCGACCGCGCCGCCAACGACGCCCACTACCGCGCGGCGCTGGCCGCTGCCGAGCGGGCGGGCGATGCGCTGCAGCTGATCCGCATCCACACCAACCGGGCGTCGCACTTCTGCGAGGAAGGGGCGTTCGACGCGGCGCTCCGCGAGCTGGAGAAGGCGATCCACCTGTCGGGGCTGGCGGGTGAACGCACGATGCGCAGCATGGCCCTGTCCAACCGCGCCGAGGTCCACCACCGCCTCGGCCGCATGGAGGAAGCCGCCGCCGACGTCACCGAGGCCGAGCGCATCTGCACGGAGGTGGGCACCGACATGGTGGTCTACCCGCTGCTGCGGCGGGGCCTGCTCGCCGGCGACCGCGGTGACCGCCCCGCTGCGCTCTCCGCCCTCGGACGGGCGATCGAGATCGCACGACGAACCGACGACCGACAGGTCCTCGCTCCTGCCCTGGCGGCGCGGGCCGTGGTCCTGGCCATCGAGGACCCGACGGCCGCCGAGGCGCTGGCACGCGAAGCCGTCACGGTGTCCGGTGGGCTGGCCAGGGCGGAGGCGCTGATCGCCCTGGCGGCGGTCGCCCTGCACCGCCACGACCGCGCCGAGGCCACGCGCTTGGCCCTCCAGGCGCTGGCCGACGCGCGTCATCGCCGGGATCGGGTCAACGAGGCCGAAGCGCTGCATGTCCTGGCGGCGGCAGACCGCACCTCCGGTGCCCGCCACGTCCGAGCGGCACGGGCGATCTGGGCGGGGTTGGGGTGCCCGATCGGCGTCGCCGCGACCACGCTGCTCGCGGCCGACATCGGCAGTCCCGCGTCCGCCGAGGCCGAGGCGCGGCTGGTGGGCATGGGCGCCGCGGGCCTCGCCGAACGCATCCGCGCCTGGCGCGCCGACGGCGGGCACGATGCCGGCACCGAGGACGTGCGCCTGCGGGTGCTGGGCGGGCTCACCCTCGAGCTCGACGGTGTCCCGGTTCCCCACGAGACCTGGGGCTCCCGGAAGTCCCGCCTGCTGCTGGCGCAGCTCGTCGCCCGTCGAGGTCGTCCGGTCCCCCGCGAGGAGCTGGCGGTGTCCCTGTGGCCCGACGGGGACCCCTCACGCCTGGGTCCCCGGTTGTCGGTCGAGCTGTCCAAGCTCCGTCGGGCGCTGGGGCCCGCTCGGGACGCCATCGTGGCCGACCGCGACAGCCTGCACCTGGACCCCGACGAGCTGTCCGTCGACGTGTGGCGGTTCGTCGACGACGCGACCGCGGGACTGGACGCTGCGAGGAGCGGCGCGGACGGCAGCGAGTCGTTGCGGCGGGCCGACGCGGCCTACACCGGCGACTTCCTGGAGGAGCATCCCTACGAACCATGGGCGGCGGGTCTGCGCGACCGTGCACGGGCGCTGGCGGCCAACGTGGCGCGAACCCTGGCCGCCACCGCCTGGGCGGCGGGTGATGCCGCCGAAGCCGCACGCTGCTGGCGACGGGTGCTGGAGCGCGACGCCTTCGCCGAGGACGCCCACCTGGCACTCGTCGAGGTGCTGTCGGCCGTCGGCACACACGGCGAGGCCCGACGCGCCTACCAGACCTACGTGGCCCGCATGGAGGAGATCGACGCCCCGGTGGCGCCGTTCCCGACACCGAAGGCCGCTACGTGA
- a CDS encoding potassium channel family protein: protein MKVVIAGAGGIGRYLAAELRDRGHDLTIVEKRDEAVARVGDGIRIVHGDACAPAVLEAAEVRSADVVVAVTGDDEDNLVISLLSKEEFGVPRVLARVNYPANEWLFDASWGVDLAVSPPHLLTALVEEEVLTGDLISLLKLGRGEIELLEVRLDDKSAATGQRVDGLPLPPDSAIVAIVRGNRVLPARGTTALTEGDEVLALVPVMRVEEMREALIGAR, encoded by the coding sequence ATCGAGGGCACGACCTGACGATCGTGGAGAAGCGCGACGAGGCGGTCGCGCGGGTCGGCGACGGCATCCGCATCGTGCACGGCGACGCGTGTGCACCGGCGGTGCTGGAGGCGGCGGAGGTCCGCAGCGCCGACGTCGTGGTTGCCGTGACCGGCGACGACGAGGACAACCTGGTCATCAGCTTGCTCTCCAAGGAGGAGTTCGGCGTGCCCCGCGTGCTCGCGCGGGTGAACTACCCGGCCAACGAGTGGCTCTTCGACGCCTCCTGGGGTGTGGACCTCGCGGTGTCGCCCCCGCACCTGCTGACCGCGCTGGTGGAGGAGGAGGTGCTGACCGGTGACCTGATCAGCCTCCTCAAGCTGGGGCGCGGCGAGATCGAGCTGCTCGAGGTCAGGCTGGACGACAAGTCGGCCGCGACCGGTCAGCGTGTGGACGGACTGCCGCTCCCGCCCGACAGCGCCATCGTGGCGATCGTCCGCGGCAACCGGGTGCTGCCCGCGCGGGGGACGACGGCGCTGACCGAGGGCGACGAGGTGCTGGCGCTGGTGCCGGTGATGCGCGTGGAGGAGATGCGCGAAGCGCTCATCGGCGCGCGCTGA
- the hpf gene encoding ribosome hibernation-promoting factor, HPF/YfiA family, translating into MDITLRARNCEIPERVKEEARRKVEHATRFFDRILDLEVSFAEEHNPRIPNPASVEITARSKKHTVRALGEGQDHHEAIDQAIARFERQLRRYKTRLIDRGRRGRDDARTTGELPQVHRRAATNGQVEHDDPSPNIVKRKEFELTAMFPDDAVLQLELLGHDFYLFTNAGTGAPNVVYRRGDGDIGLIEAVGADQPAAMATAP; encoded by the coding sequence GTGGACATCACTTTGCGAGCACGGAACTGCGAGATCCCGGAACGGGTCAAGGAGGAGGCGCGGCGCAAGGTCGAACACGCGACTCGGTTCTTCGACCGGATCCTCGATCTCGAGGTGAGCTTCGCAGAGGAACACAATCCACGGATACCCAACCCTGCGAGCGTGGAGATCACCGCACGGTCCAAGAAGCACACTGTCCGCGCGCTCGGCGAGGGACAGGACCACCACGAGGCGATCGACCAGGCCATCGCCCGGTTCGAACGGCAGCTGCGTCGCTACAAGACACGGTTGATCGACCGGGGCCGCCGCGGCCGGGACGACGCCCGCACCACCGGCGAGCTGCCCCAGGTGCACCGGCGGGCCGCCACCAACGGCCAGGTCGAGCACGACGATCCCTCGCCCAACATCGTCAAGCGCAAGGAGTTCGAGCTGACGGCGATGTTCCCCGACGACGCCGTCCTCCAGCTCGAGCTGCTGGGCCACGACTTCTACCTGTTCACCAACGCCGGTACGGGCGCCCCGAACGTGGTGTACCGACGGGGTGATGGTGACATCGGCCTCATCGAGGCGGTGGGCGCCGACCAGCCCGCTGCGATGGCTACGGCACCCTAA
- the secA gene encoding preprotein translocase subunit SecA: MLDRLLRMGEGKRLKQLWKMVEQVNALEDDIKTMSDGELAAQTDVFKKRLADGETLDDILFDAYATVREAAWRVLGQRPFDVQVLGGIVIHQGEIAEMRTGEGKTLTSTAPVYLNALAGKGVHVVTVNPYLASRDAEWMGQVYSFLGISTGYVYPQQPKAAKKAAYDCDVTYGTNNELGFDYLRDHMVLQPDQLVQRGHNFAIVDEIDSILIDEARTPLIISGPADASSQWYEVFAKRIAPKLKRDEHYEVDEAKRTIAVSEEGVEKVEELLGVGNLYENANTPLIHHLQNAIRAKELFRRDDEYIVDGGEVLIVDENTGRTLHGRRYSEGLHQAIEAKEGVKIQQENQTLATITLQNYFRTYDKLAGMTGTAKTEEKEFAEIYEMGVVVVPTNRPIQRLDQPDQIYKSLDAKLNAVVKDLKARQEKGQPVLVGTASVERSEELHKRLKVAGVDCEVLNAKNHFREADIVAQAGRIGAVTVATNMAGRGVDIQLGGNPEALATKVAKREAGAEPVTDLETGEVEPESVWRERYQAEYDKALAAFQVECAEEKKTVLELGGLYVLGTERHDSRRIDNQLRGRSGRQGDPGESRFYLSLEDDLMRLFNASAVESIMNRLNMPEDLPIEANMVTKAVARAQAQVESRNYEIRKNVLKYDDVMNAQRKIIYRERDTVLHGEDSQVEEIAEQFVEDAVDNLAVQFAPQGVFPEEWDVEQLEERVRKLFGVDEFAIDVSQFDGKEAHFDLRQSLEETAMERYEAREEEIGAAGMRQVERRVILSVVDRVWREHLYEMDHLRDGIGLRAVGQRDPLVEYQREAYNAFADIQARIKEESVGYIFNLPVRKEGEAQASAEAKPASPRPRISRPSLDGAANRPMDTQFSYSSAKSGDAAPKGAGASYSVASGGAGAAAPGSAKENAAAAAQQAGTIRNDDKTGRNDPCPCGSGQKYKKCHGA, encoded by the coding sequence ATGCTGGATCGACTGCTGCGGATGGGCGAGGGCAAGCGGCTCAAGCAGCTCTGGAAGATGGTTGAGCAGGTCAACGCGCTCGAGGACGACATCAAGACGATGTCCGACGGCGAGCTGGCGGCCCAGACCGACGTCTTCAAGAAGCGGCTGGCCGACGGGGAGACGCTCGACGACATCCTCTTCGACGCCTACGCGACCGTCCGCGAGGCCGCGTGGCGTGTCCTCGGACAGCGTCCCTTCGACGTGCAGGTCCTCGGTGGGATCGTCATCCACCAGGGCGAGATCGCCGAGATGCGCACCGGTGAGGGCAAGACCCTGACCTCCACCGCCCCCGTCTACCTCAACGCCCTCGCGGGCAAGGGCGTCCACGTCGTCACGGTCAACCCCTACCTGGCCTCGCGTGACGCCGAGTGGATGGGGCAGGTCTACTCCTTCCTGGGCATCAGCACCGGGTACGTGTACCCCCAGCAGCCCAAGGCCGCGAAGAAGGCGGCCTACGACTGCGACGTCACCTACGGCACCAACAACGAGCTCGGCTTCGACTACCTGCGTGACCACATGGTCCTGCAGCCCGACCAGCTCGTGCAGCGCGGCCACAACTTCGCCATCGTCGACGAGATCGACTCGATCCTCATCGACGAGGCCCGGACCCCGCTCATCATCTCGGGTCCGGCCGACGCCAGCTCGCAGTGGTACGAGGTGTTCGCCAAGCGCATCGCCCCGAAGCTGAAGCGCGACGAGCACTACGAGGTCGACGAGGCCAAGCGCACCATCGCGGTCTCCGAGGAGGGCGTGGAGAAGGTCGAGGAGCTCCTCGGCGTCGGCAACCTCTACGAGAACGCCAACACGCCGCTGATCCACCACCTGCAGAACGCCATCCGCGCCAAGGAGCTGTTCCGGCGCGACGACGAGTACATCGTCGACGGTGGCGAGGTCCTGATCGTCGACGAGAACACCGGCCGCACGCTGCACGGCCGCCGGTACTCCGAGGGCCTGCACCAGGCCATCGAGGCGAAGGAAGGGGTGAAGATCCAGCAGGAGAACCAGACGCTGGCCACCATCACCCTGCAGAACTACTTCCGGACCTACGACAAGCTCGCGGGCATGACCGGTACGGCGAAGACCGAGGAGAAGGAGTTCGCCGAGATCTACGAGATGGGCGTCGTGGTCGTGCCGACCAACCGTCCCATCCAGCGCCTCGACCAGCCGGACCAGATCTACAAGTCCCTGGACGCCAAGCTCAACGCGGTGGTCAAGGACCTCAAGGCCCGGCAGGAGAAGGGCCAGCCGGTCCTGGTCGGTACCGCCAGCGTCGAGCGCTCCGAGGAGCTGCACAAGCGCCTCAAGGTCGCCGGCGTCGACTGCGAGGTGCTGAACGCCAAGAACCACTTCCGCGAAGCCGACATCGTCGCGCAGGCCGGCCGCATCGGTGCGGTGACCGTCGCCACGAACATGGCCGGTCGTGGTGTCGACATCCAGCTCGGTGGCAACCCCGAGGCGCTCGCGACGAAGGTCGCCAAGCGCGAGGCCGGGGCCGAGCCGGTCACCGACCTCGAGACCGGCGAGGTCGAGCCCGAGTCGGTGTGGCGCGAGCGCTACCAGGCCGAGTACGACAAGGCCCTCGCGGCCTTCCAGGTCGAATGCGCCGAGGAGAAGAAGACGGTCCTCGAGCTCGGCGGCCTGTACGTGCTGGGCACCGAGCGGCACGACTCCCGACGCATCGACAACCAGCTGCGCGGTCGGTCCGGACGTCAGGGCGACCCGGGTGAGTCCCGGTTCTACCTGTCGCTGGAGGACGACCTGATGCGGCTGTTCAACGCCTCGGCCGTCGAGTCGATCATGAACCGCCTCAACATGCCCGAGGACCTGCCCATCGAGGCGAACATGGTCACCAAGGCCGTGGCCCGGGCACAGGCGCAGGTCGAGTCGCGCAACTACGAGATCCGCAAGAACGTCCTGAAGTACGACGACGTCATGAACGCGCAGCGCAAGATCATCTACCGCGAGCGCGACACCGTTCTGCACGGCGAGGACAGCCAGGTCGAGGAGATCGCCGAGCAGTTCGTCGAGGACGCCGTCGACAACCTGGCCGTCCAGTTCGCGCCACAGGGCGTGTTCCCCGAGGAATGGGACGTCGAGCAGCTCGAGGAGCGTGTCCGCAAGCTCTTCGGCGTCGACGAGTTCGCCATCGACGTCAGCCAGTTCGACGGCAAGGAGGCGCACTTCGACTTGCGGCAGAGCCTCGAGGAGACCGCCATGGAGCGGTACGAGGCCCGCGAGGAGGAGATCGGTGCGGCCGGCATGCGCCAGGTCGAGCGGCGCGTGATCCTCTCGGTCGTCGACCGAGTGTGGCGCGAACACCTCTACGAGATGGACCACCTGCGCGACGGCATCGGGCTGCGCGCGGTCGGTCAGCGCGACCCCCTGGTGGAGTACCAGCGCGAGGCCTACAACGCCTTCGCCGACATCCAGGCGCGCATCAAGGAGGAGTCGGTCGGCTACATCTTCAACCTGCCGGTCCGCAAGGAAGGCGAGGCGCAGGCGAGCGCCGAGGCCAAGCCGGCGTCACCGCGCCCCCGCATCTCCCGTCCGTCCCTCGACGGCGCCGCCAACCGGCCCATGGACACGCAGTTCAGCTACTCCTCGGCCAAGTCGGGCGACGCCGCGCCGAAGGGCGCTGGGGCGTCCTACTCCGTCGCCAGTGGGGGCGCCGGCGCCGCTGCGCCCGGGTCCGCCAAGGAGAACGCCGCGGCTGCTGCCCAGCAGGCCGGCACGATCCGCAACGACGACAAGACCGGCCGCAACGACCCCTGCCCCTGCGGTTCGGGCCAGAAGTACAAGAAGTGCCACGGCGCCTGA
- a CDS encoding OB-fold nucleic acid binding domain-containing protein: protein MPPFAVRSTTDHLAADQLDAWCTLFEGCTRIAALVPRQHATALGVIQRLRLVPDESMEAVIDDGTGRLRVVWTGSDPLNGLELGRGLRVEGTVSIDGGQKLMRNPTWCVVRDPYACAEKERDKDRASRADKGLSARR from the coding sequence ATGCCACCCTTCGCCGTCCGCTCGACGACCGACCACCTCGCCGCCGACCAGCTGGATGCCTGGTGCACGCTGTTCGAGGGATGCACGCGGATCGCCGCGCTCGTGCCGCGCCAGCACGCCACCGCCCTCGGGGTGATCCAGCGCCTTCGGCTGGTGCCCGACGAGTCCATGGAGGCCGTCATCGACGACGGCACCGGCCGGCTGCGCGTGGTGTGGACCGGCAGCGACCCGCTGAACGGGCTCGAGCTCGGCCGTGGCCTGCGGGTCGAGGGCACCGTCAGCATCGACGGGGGCCAGAAGCTGATGCGCAACCCCACGTGGTGTGTCGTCCGCGACCCCTACGCGTGCGCGGAGAAGGAACGCGACAAGGACCGCGCGTCGCGCGCGGACAAGGGCCTCAGCGCGCGCCGATGA